The nucleotide sequence CCCGCGGGGTGGGCAGACCCGCACCGGGCACACTTACGAAAATTGCTCATTGCTTCGCTCATCATCGCCCGTCCCCATACGCAATGGCTATCCCAGCTTGAAAGGGTCTCACTCGACCCCTTCCCCCTCTGGACGAGCCCACACGCCTTGTGGGAGCAACGATGTCTCGCGCCGGATGTCGCAATAAAACTTCGAAAAGGCAGGCAGCCTCACGCCGCGACACTGCGACTTTCATGTTTCACATGTCTCACGGGTTGCGACGGGGGCCGGAGACAGGGTGGAGCAGGGAACCCCGGGCAAGCCCGCACCCTTTATATGGGGAGTGCGCCCTGCCTTGACCGGTCCGGAGGCGTCTGCTTCGGTCCACTCCGTCTTGCGCATCCTCTTCCTCAATCCGGTGGGCATCCTCGGCGGAGCCGAGCGCGCGCTGCTGGATCTGCTGGCGTGCCTGAAGCGGTTGGACGCGGGGCTGTCGCTCCACCTGCTCGCGGGCACACCGGGGCCCCTGTTGGACGAGGCCAGCGCGCTGGGCGTGGACGCTCGCCTGCTGCCACTGCCCGAGCGACTGTCCTCCCTGGGTGACAGCGCCCTGCGCGGCCGGGGACCCGCGGAGGCCCTGCGCTTCGCAAGCAGCCTGGCGCCCACGCCGCTCCTGCTCGCCGGCTACGGCCGCTCGCTGCGGCGCGAGGTGGCGGCGCTGCGTCCGGACCTGTTGCACTCCAACGGCATCAAGACGCACCTGCTCAGCCCCTTCACCGCGGGGCTGCCGCTGAAGCGGGTGTGGCACATCCATGACTTCCTGGGCGAGCGGCCACTGGTGCGGCGTGCACTGGGGACGCTGGCGCCGCTGGCCTCCGCGGCCATCGCCAACTCGGGTGCGGTGGGCGAGGACACGCGCGAGGTGCTGGGCCGCGTGCCCGTGCACGTCGTGTACAACGGCGTGGACGTGGAGCGTTTCTCTCCCGGCCCGGCGGACGGCGCCTGGCTGGATGCGCTGGCCACCCTGCCACCCGCGCCCGAGGGGACGCTGCGCGTGGGGCTGGTGGCCACGTATGCGCGCTGGAAGGGGCACGACGTCTTCCTGGAGGCGGCGGCGGAGCTGGCGCGCTCGCACCCCACCCTGCCCGTGCGCTTCTACCTGGTGGGGGCGCCGCTGTATCGGACGCCCGGCTCGCAGTTCTCTCAGGAGGAGCTGCGCGGGCTCATCGAGGCGTGGGGACTCAGTGGCCGCGTGGGGCTGGTGCCATTCCAGCCGGAGCCGGCCGCCGTGTACCGCGCCCTGGATGTCTTCGTTCATGCCAGCACCCGGCGCGAGCCCTTCGGCCTCACCATCGCCGAGGCGCTGGCCTGCGGACGGCCGGCGGTCGTCTCCCACGCGAGCGGCGCGGCGGAGGGGCTCAGCAGCGGAGTGGATGCGCTGGCCGTGCCGCCGGGAGACGTGGGCGCGCTGGTGGCGGCGCTGCGCACCCTGCTGGAGGACGGCGCGCTGCGGGCGAGGCTGGGTGAGGCGGCTCGACGTACGGCGGTGGAGCGCTTCTCGCGCGAGCGGTATGCGAGCGAGGTGCTCGCGGTGTACCGCTCGCTCGTGCGTGGGCGCTGAGGCGACCTCACAGTCAGGGCAGGTTGTCGGGCTGGCTGTCGAAGCACGAGAGGCGAGGGTTGAGCCCTCGCACCGCCCGAGGTGTCCGGCGCGGGAGTCCTCCCGAGACGATGCCTTGACCCGCCCTGACGGCTCTGGTTCGGTCGCACGCGCACCCGAGGGCTCCCACGTGAAGCGGCCACGCCGGCTCGTCACCATCTCGCATTCCTACGTCGTCACACTCAACCGGCGCCTCGCCAACGAGATGGCGCGCGTGGGCGGCGGCGAATGGGACGTCACCGTCGTGGCGCCCCGCTTCTTCCATGGCGACTTGAGCCCCCTCACCTTGAGGCGAGAGCCGGAGGAGCTCGCCCGGGTGGAGGACGTGCGCGCCCTCTTCAGCCGCTCGCTGCACACCTTCGTCTACGGACCCGAGCTGCGCGCGCGCCTCTCCGGAGCTGTCGACCTGGTGCACGCCTGGGAGGAGCCGTACGTGCTGGTGGGCCTGGAGGTGGCGCTGCTCACCCCGCGCCGCGTGCCGTTCGTCTTCTGCACCGCGCAGAACCTCTCCAAGCGCTACCCACCGCCCTTCGCGCAGATGGAGCGCTTCGTCGTCCAGCGCTCCGCCGGCTGGGTGGCCTGGGGCGAGACGGTGAAGGAGAACCTGCTCTCCCGGCCCGGCTACGCCCAGCGCCCCGCGCGCTTCATCCCCATGGGGGTGGACGTGGACCTGTTCCGCCCGGACCGCGCCTCCGGTGCGGAGGTGCTGCGGGAGCTCGGCTGGGAAACCTCGGGGCCGCCCGTGGTCGGCTACCTGGGGCGCTTCGTGCCGGAGAAGGGCGTGCCGCTGTTGATGGAGGCGCTGGAACGGCTGACCACGCCCTGGCGGGCCCTCTTCGTCGGCGGCGGTCCCATGGAGGGCGCGCTGCGGGACTGGGCCTCACGCCAGGGAGACCGGGTGCGCGTCCTCACCGGGGTGCCCCACGGTGGCGTGCCGCGCGTGCTCAACGCCATGGACATGCTCTGCGCGCCCAGCCAGACGACACCGAAGTGGAAGGAGCAGTTCGGCCGCATGCTCGCGGAGGGCTTCGCCTGCGGCGTCCCCGTGCTCGGCAGCGACTCCGGCGAGGTGCCACGCACCGTGGGCGACGCGGGCCTCGTGCTGCCGGAGGCCTCTCCACCGGCGTGGACCACCGCGCTCGCCGCGCTGCTGGAGAGCCCGGAGCGCCGCCGCGAGTTGTCCGAGCGCGGGCGCGAGCGTGCCGTCACCCGCTTCGCCTGGCCCGTGGTGGCACGGGCCCACCTGGACTTCTTCAGCGAGACGCTGGACCGGAAGTAGTCGCGGGGCGGCTCAGCCCTCGCGCTCCACCACATCCACAATCGAGGCGGCCATGCCGTCCCACGTCTGCGCGCGCAGCGACTCCGACAGCGCGGCCACGTGCGGCGCCCACGCGGCCTCGTGCTCGCGCCACGCCTCCAGCCGCCGCACCAGCCCGTCCACGTCGTCCGGGTCATTCAGCAGCAGCCCGTGCAGCGAGGCCGGGTAGCGCTCCGCCACGCCCGCGGTGCGGCTCACCAGCGCGGGCAGCCCGGCGCACAGCGCCTCGTGGACACCCAGCCCGTAGGCCTCGTACCGCGTGGGCGCCACCAGCAGGTCCGCTGCGGACAGCAGCACCGGCACGTCCTTGCGGAAGCCGAGGAACTGGATGCGCCCGCCCAGCCCCTTCGCCTCCGCCTCGCGCTCCCACGCCTCGCGCTGCGCGCCCACGCCCACCACCTTGAGGTCCACGCCCCAGTCCCCACGCGCGCACAGCCGCGCCCACGCGTGGAAGAGCGAGTCGAAGCCCTTGCGCCGGTCCCCCAGCGCGCCCACGAACAGCGCCACGCGCCGCGACTCCGGCCAGCCCAGCGCCGCCCGCGCCGCGCGTCGCTCCTCGGGCGAGGACGGACGGAAGCGCTCCGGGTCCCCGCCGTAGTAGATGACTCGGACCTTCGACTCCGGCACGCCGGTGGCCGCCACCAGGTCCGCCCGGGTGCGCTCGGAGTTGGCGATGATGACGCGCGCGCGCCGCAGCGCCTCGCGCTCACCGCGCAGGTAGAGCCGGTGGCTCACCCGCCCCTTGAGCCGCCGCAGCGCGCCGCCCGAGGGCTCGGAGACGTAGGCGCCGTGGACGTAGTGCACCCAGTTGGCCGCGGGCACCGGGCAGTTGCCGCCGTTGGCCAGCACGCGCCCGCCTTCCGCCCGCGTGCGCAGCGCCCACGCGCGGCCCACCGCGTCCAGCAGCGGCTCGCCCAGGAGGTAGGCGTTGCCCGGCTTGGGCACGTGCACGAAGCGCACGTTGGAGTAGCCCCGCAGCTCGTCGGCAATCCGGTGCGCCACCAGCCGCACGGGGCCGCCCTGCTTCGCCAGCCAGAGCGCCAGCGCCAGGTTGGCCCGGTCCATGCCGCCCGTGGCGACGAAGTCACCGGCGATGAGGGTGTACGGTCTTCGCATGTGCCATGGCGCCAAAGAGCGCCGCGTTGAGCAGCCAGAACTCCATGCCCGTCTGGCTCATGAAGAACGAATAGCTGAAGGTCAGCGCCAGCGCGCCCAGGTTGTACGCGAAGATGACGCTGCCCCACAGCCAGAACTCGTCCCCCGTGTCGTCCTTGCGCAGGGCCACGCGGAACACCCACCACAGCGTGGCCAGCATGCCCAGCGGGTAGAGCACCAGCACCAGGACGCCGCCGTCGAAGACCCAGGCCGTCCACTGGATTTCGGCCCACAGCGCCGGGTGCTCCCGGTCACTGTTGTCGCCGAAGTACGCGTTGGCCATGCCGTAGCGGCCCAGGCCCGCGCCCAGCGGGTACTCCGGCACGAGGTGCTCGAAGGTCCGCACCAGGAAGCCGCCCCGGTTCTTCCGGTAGACATCCTCGGGATTCTCCTCGAACAGCGAGGACCAGCGCTTCACCACCGCGTCCCCGCCCACCGCCGCCGCCCAGCCGAAGGTGGCCACACCCGCGCCGCCCACCACCGCCAGCAGCGCCACCAGCCGCACCAGCCGGCCGCTGAGCGCGAGCACTCCCGCCATCGCGAGCAGGCACACGGCCAGCGTGACGAAGGTGGCGCGCACCTGGCACAGGTAGAGGCAGAGCAGCCCCATCAGGATGCCGCCCACGCTCAGCACGCGCACCCACCCGCGCCGCGCCGACAGCAGGAAGCCGCCACCGAGCAGCACGGCATAGAAGCCGCCCGTGGCCGCGCCGCCCGGGATGTCCGTCAGCCCCATGGGGCGGAGCACGCGCTCGCCGCTGGCGGTCTCGAACTCGAGGCTGCGCAAGTAGCCCTCGCCCAGGCCCTGCACCACCGACGACACGGCCGGCTGGAAGCGTCCGGGGAAGTACACCTGGAGCACGCCGACGGTGGCGCTCGCCACGTTGAAGAAGAAGAGCAGCGCCAGCGTGTAGCGAAACGACTTCGCGTCGATGGGCACCCGCGTCACCCACAGCAGCGGCGCCATGACGGAGAGCTGGATGCCCAGCTGCACCAGGGCCGCAAGCGGGCTGATGGTGCCGGGGTGGAAGAAGTTGAGCGTGGTGATGCCCAGCGCGCCCAGGACGAAGGGCAGCGCCGGGTGCTTCAGGCTGCGTCCCCGCACCAGCGCCAGCAGGGCCAGGCTGCCGCCGAAGGCCGTGATGCGCACCAGCATGCGCACCGGCGCGAGGGCGGGCACCAGCAGCGCGAGCTGGCAGACGATGAGCATGAGGATGAAGAGCGGTACCAGCCGCCCCGATTCGAGCAGGCCCCGGGGCTTGCTCCCCTGGACGGGCGCGGCGTCGGGCAGGGCCTCCAGCGGAGCCCCGGGAGCGCGGCGCACGTACCGGCGACGCAGCACACCCGGGCCCTGGAGCTGCGGCCTCGCCACACCGGGCGCACTCGGAGGACGCGGGCTCCTCATGACGCGCGCGCCTCCGGGGCGGCCACGTCCCGCAGGGCCTCGTCCAGGCCCCGCAGGTACACGGACGGGTCACACAGCTTCGCGGCGCGAGCCGGCCCCGCCGCGCCCAGCCGCGCGCGCGCCGCCGGGTCCTCGATGAGCCGCCGCAGCGCCTCGGCCAGGGGCGCGGGCTCGGGCGGGACGAGCACGCCGCACGTGGCGTCCACGATTTCCAGCGGCCCGCCCATCGCCGTCGTGACGACGGGCAGCCCGGCGTGCAGGGCCTCCACGAAGGCGAGGCCGAACGGCTCCGCGCCCACGTTGGGCTGGCAGTGCAGGTCCGCGGCCCGCAGCAGGCGCGGCACGTCCGAGCGCTGCCCGAGGAAGCTCACGCGCTCCGTCAGCCCCAGGCTCTCCGCCTGGGCCCGCAGTCCGGCCAGGTACGCTACTTCTTCCGGCCGCTGCGCGCCGCCGGCCACCCAGGCTCGCCAGCCCGGAACCTGCCGCAGCCGCCCGAGCGCCTCCAGCAGCAGCCGCTGTCCCTTCCACTCCTGCATGCGGCTGGTCTGGACGATGACGACGTCGCCCTCGGCCGCGCCCAGCTCCGCGCGCAGCTTCGAGCGCTCCGCGCCGCCCGCCTCCGACGGCCCCGACGCGAGCACCGGGTAGGCCAGCCGCCAGCGCGCGCGCGGGTAGACGCTGGCCAGCGTCCCGGCGGAGTAGCGGCTGTTGGTGAGGACCAGGTCCGGCTCGGTGACGCGGGCCCAGCGCTCCAGCCAGTGCCGGCCGTTCAGCGCGTCGTGCTGGTAGAAGACGAGCGGCACGCCGGCCGCGCGCACCACCGGGCCGAACAGCGCCTGCGGCCAGATGGCGTGGCAGAGGACCGCGTCGTAGCGCTCGCGATGGAGCAACTCCCTCAGCGCCTCGCGGGCACGCCACACCGTCCACGGACGGCCCACGCGCGCCTCGCCCAGCAGGTGGAGCGCGGCGCCCGTCTCGCGCAGCTCGCGGGCCAGCCTGTCCTCGAAGCACAGGGCGAACTCATGCGTCAGCCCGGGCTGGCGCCCCTGCTCCCGCGCCACCGTGTGCAGGAACGTCTCGATGCCGCCGTAGAGGTTGCCGCTGTAGACATGCAGCACGCGCATGGAGGGGCTCACACCCTCCCCGTCACGGCGCGCGGCGTGGCGCGCGGAGCCTCGTCCACCACCGGCGCGGGACGGCCCAGCGCCTCCGAGTACAGCGACAGGCTGCGCGTGGCCATGACGTCATGGGGGAACTCGGCCACCGCCCGCTCGCGCGCCGCGTGACCCAGCCGCTTCGCCAGGGCCGGGTCCTCGGCCAGCCGCCGCGCCGCGAGCGCCAGCGCCGCCACGTCACCCACCGGCACCGTCAGCCCCGTCTCCTCGTGACGGCTCACCCACGCCACACCCGAGTGCGGAATCGCGGTGTTGAGCACCGGCAGCCCGCTGGCCATCGCCTCCACCTGCGACAGGCCATACGCCTCGCTGCGCGCGTTGCTCGGGAACCACAGCGCGGTGGCCGCGCGGTACGCCCCGGCGAGCGCCTCCGGCGGCAGGTAGCCCGCCCACGTCACCCGATCCTCCACGCCCAGCGCCTTCGCGCGCTCGCGGGCCTCCGCCTGCAAGGGCCCCTGCCCCACCACCACCAGCCGGCCCGGCACCCGCGTCAGCGCCTCCAGCGCGGTGAACAGGCCCTTGTAGTAGACGAGCCGCCCCACCATCAGCCACAGCGGCGCGCCCGCCGCCTCCTCGCGCCAGCGCGCCTCCGCCGCCAGCGCCTCGGCGGACGGGTGCAGGTACGGCGACACATCGATTCCCAGCGGCAGCGCGCGCACCTTGCTCCGGAAGGCGCGCAGCAGCGGCGAGCCCGGCACGTACGCCTCGCTGGTGGCCAGCACCCGCCGGGCGCGCGCGTACAGCAGCGCCTCGAAGGGACGGAAGAGCGCGCCCGCCACCCGCTGCCGGATGACGTCGCTGTGGTGGGTGACGAAGAGGGGCGGCAGCCGGAACGCCACGTCCAGCGCCAGCAGCATGCTGGGGTTGGGCGTGTGCAGGTGCAGCACGTCCACGCCCCGCGCCAGCGCGCGCCGCAGCACGCCCGGCAGGTCCGGCATCACGTCCATGCGCGCCACGGAGGCGGCGCGGCCCAGGCGCACCACGCGCACCGTCCCGTCCCAGTCCTCGCGCGTGGCGCTGCGGCCGTGGAACTCGTGGCTGGTGCCCGCGCCGTCCGCCGAGTGGTTGGCGCACAGCACCTCCACCTGCGCGCCCAGCGCGGCCTGGGCCCGCGCCAGCGTCTGCACGTGGGCCTCCATGCCGCCGGACGCGGGCGGGTAGAACTTGCCCAGGTGCAGCACCCGGAGGCCCGCGCCCGCGGACGGCGCGCTCACGACTGCGCCACCCCGTCCTTGGAGTCCTCGGCGTACTGCCCGTAGCCCTGGTAGGCCAGGTACGAGTCCCCGTAGCGCGGCGCCTTCAGGTCCACGTCGTTGAGGACGGCGCCGTACATGCGCGCCTGCACGTCCGCCAGCGAGCGCAGCGCGCGCCGCGCCGACTCGCGGTTCGTCTTCCCCGCCTTCAGCACCAGCACCACGCCGTCCGTCTGCGTGGCCAGCACCGCCGCGTCCGCCACCGCGTTGATGGGCGGGCTGTCCAGGATGACGCGGTCGAAGCGCTCGCCCATGGCCTTGAGCAGGTCCGCGAAGGCCTGCGTGTGCAGCAGCTCCGCCGGGTTGGGCGGCAGCGGGCCGCACGGCAGCACGAAGAGGCCGGGCACCTCGGTGCTCTTCACCGCCTTCTCCAGCGTGCCCTCCCCCACCACCAGCGAGGAGATGCCCATTTCATTGGGCACCCCGAAGGCGCGGTGCAGCCGCGGCCGGCGCATGTCCGTGTCCAGCAGCAGCACCCGGTTGCCACTCTGCGCCATGGCCACGCCCAGGTTGATGCACGTGGTGGACTTGCCCTCCTGCGGGCCGCTGGACGTCACCACCAGCGTCTTGAAGGGCTTGTCCGGCGACATGAAGAGGAGGTTGGTCCGGATGGCCCGGCAGCACTCCGCCACCGTCGACTTGGGCTCGCGGTGGACGTGCAAGTCACGGTCACGCGGCGCCTTGTTGCCTTCGATGCGCGGCACCACGCCGAGGAAGGCCAGCCCCAGCCGCTCCTCCACGTCCGCCTGCGTGGCCACGCTGTTCTCCAGCACCTCCAGCAGCAGCGCCATGCCCAGGCCCGCCACCAGCCCCATCACCAGCCCCATCATCAGGTTGCGCCGCACGTTGGGCTTCACCGGCGCGAAGATGGGCCGCGCCGGGTCCAGCACGCGCACGTTGCTGGTGCGCAGCAGGCCCGACAGCTCGATGTCCTTGAGGCGCTTGGCCACCAGCTCGTACAGGCGCTGGTTGCTGTCCGAATCGCGCTTGAGCCGGTCGAACTCGATGGCCTTCTTGTTCACCGCGAAGGCCTCCTCCTTGGCCGTGTCCAGCAGGCGCACCAGGTTCTTCTCCTGCGCCACCGCCTCCGCCAGCGACGTCTCCGCCCCGCGCACGATGTTGCTCAGGCTCTTGAGGAAGTCCTCGCGCACCACCGACAACTTGCGGTTGCACTCCAGCAGCTTCGGGTGCTCGGCGAGGTAGCGCTCCCCCAGCTCCGCGCACGCCACGCGCGTCTCGGTGTACGTGCGCCGCAGGTCCTGGATGGGGCCCTCGTTCATCCCGGTGAGCGCCTCCGCCCACGTCTCGTCCTCCGGCGACGACTTGCGCAGCTTGTTGATGGCCTCCACGCGCGCCTGTTGGGAGGCAATCTGGATGCGCACCTCGGTCAGCTTGAGGTTGTACGAGTTGATGCGCTCGCTGACGATGCTCATCCGCGACTCCAGCGACGTGGACAGCATGTCCGCGTCCTTCTTGAAGTCGTAGACGGCCAGCTCGCTGGACTTGGACGTCGTCTCCAGCTCGGACAGCCGGACTTCCAGCCAGGTGCGCGCGTCCTCGGTGATGCGCAGCTTGAGGGCCAGGTTCTCCGCCATGTACGCGGCGGCCACCTCGTTGGCCAGCAGCGCCGCGCGCTTGGGGTCCAGGTCATCCACCGCGATGTCCATGACCCGCGAGTCCTTCGCCGGCACCACGCGGATGCGTCCCTGGAGCGCCGCCACCGCGTCCGCGGACTGCATGGCCTGCACGCGCAGCTTCTCGTCCTGCACCTGGGACAGCCCCAGGAAGTCCGCGTCCGTCGCCAGGCCCAGCTTGTCCACCACCCGGCTCGCCACCGCGCGCGAGGTGATGATTTCGCTCTGCGTGGCGTAGTACTCCTTGTTGAACCAGTAGTTGCTGCGCTCCTCGCCCATGACCTCCTTGACGTCCCCGTCGAGGAAGCGCGGCGCCATCACATCGATGATGAGCGAGGTGCTGGCGGAGTAGACCTTCGGCTGGCGCAGCGTGTAGGCCGCCGACAGCGCCGCCACCACCACCGCCACGCCGAGCACGACCCACTTGCGCCGCCACATCGCGCGCACGTGCTGCATCATGCCCGCGGGCGTCAGGGCGCCGGCACCGCCGGCCGGGTCGATACCGGTTCCATCCACGTCGCGTCTCTCCTGGAGTTCCTCTGGCGCGGCCCCGGCCCGGAGGCCATCCGCCCGACCTGCACCTACACCTATCAAGCGCCGTCGAGCGTGCCGGTTCCACGCGGGGTTGTCCATCGTTCCACCGTCGCCTGGACGCCCCCCATCCATTCATCTTCCAGACCTCGTCGGCCACGGACGCGCGCGTCCTGGCGGCCTGTGCTAGTCAGCGCCGCGTGACTCCCGCGCTCTCCTTCGTCCTGCCCTACACGCCTGGAAACGCCGACACCGCCGCCCGCTTCGCGCGGGAGCTGTCCCGGACCGCGGAGGTGGTGCTCGCCGGCGAGGGGCCCGTGGAGGTGACGCCCGGCCCCCGGCTGCACGTGCTCACCGTGCAGGGAGGCAAGGGAGCGGCCATCCGCGCCGCCCTGTCCCGGGTGACGGGCGCGGTGACGGTGCTGCAGGACCCGGACACCGCCTGGTCGCCGGACGTGTACGACACGCTGGTGGGCCCCATCCACGCGGACACCGCGGATGCGGTGTTCGGCCGCCGCAGCCGCCCGGGCCTGAAGGGCCTGGCGCCCGAGCAGCTCGCGGACCGCGCCCTGGGCCACGTCACCCGCTTCGTCACCGACGTGGCGCTGGCGGACCCGCTCACCAACCTGCGCGCCTTCCGCACCGAGGCCCTGCGCTCCGTCACCCTCACCAGCGACGACGACGCGGTGGACGCGGAGCTGGTGGTGAAGCTGGCCGCGCAGCTCTTCCGCCTCACCGAGGTGGCCCTGCCGCCCGTGCAG is from Pyxidicoccus trucidator and encodes:
- a CDS encoding glycosyltransferase family 4 protein; translation: MRILFLNPVGILGGAERALLDLLACLKRLDAGLSLHLLAGTPGPLLDEASALGVDARLLPLPERLSSLGDSALRGRGPAEALRFASSLAPTPLLLAGYGRSLRREVAALRPDLLHSNGIKTHLLSPFTAGLPLKRVWHIHDFLGERPLVRRALGTLAPLASAAIANSGAVGEDTREVLGRVPVHVVYNGVDVERFSPGPADGAWLDALATLPPAPEGTLRVGLVATYARWKGHDVFLEAAAELARSHPTLPVRFYLVGAPLYRTPGSQFSQEELRGLIEAWGLSGRVGLVPFQPEPAAVYRALDVFVHASTRREPFGLTIAEALACGRPAVVSHASGAAEGLSSGVDALAVPPGDVGALVAALRTLLEDGALRARLGEAARRTAVERFSRERYASEVLAVYRSLVRGR
- a CDS encoding glycosyltransferase family 4 protein, coding for MKRPRRLVTISHSYVVTLNRRLANEMARVGGGEWDVTVVAPRFFHGDLSPLTLRREPEELARVEDVRALFSRSLHTFVYGPELRARLSGAVDLVHAWEEPYVLVGLEVALLTPRRVPFVFCTAQNLSKRYPPPFAQMERFVVQRSAGWVAWGETVKENLLSRPGYAQRPARFIPMGVDVDLFRPDRASGAEVLRELGWETSGPPVVGYLGRFVPEKGVPLLMEALERLTTPWRALFVGGGPMEGALRDWASRQGDRVRVLTGVPHGGVPRVLNAMDMLCAPSQTTPKWKEQFGRMLAEGFACGVPVLGSDSGEVPRTVGDAGLVLPEASPPAWTTALAALLESPERRRELSERGRERAVTRFAWPVVARAHLDFFSETLDRK
- a CDS encoding glycosyltransferase family 4 protein translates to MRRPYTLIAGDFVATGGMDRANLALALWLAKQGGPVRLVAHRIADELRGYSNVRFVHVPKPGNAYLLGEPLLDAVGRAWALRTRAEGGRVLANGGNCPVPAANWVHYVHGAYVSEPSGGALRRLKGRVSHRLYLRGEREALRRARVIIANSERTRADLVAATGVPESKVRVIYYGGDPERFRPSSPEERRAARAALGWPESRRVALFVGALGDRRKGFDSLFHAWARLCARGDWGVDLKVVGVGAQREAWEREAEAKGLGGRIQFLGFRKDVPVLLSAADLLVAPTRYEAYGLGVHEALCAGLPALVSRTAGVAERYPASLHGLLLNDPDDVDGLVRRLEAWREHEAAWAPHVAALSESLRAQTWDGMAASIVDVVEREG
- a CDS encoding glycosyltransferase family 4 protein codes for the protein MRVLHVYSGNLYGGIETFLHTVAREQGRQPGLTHEFALCFEDRLARELRETGAALHLLGEARVGRPWTVWRAREALRELLHRERYDAVLCHAIWPQALFGPVVRAAGVPLVFYQHDALNGRHWLERWARVTEPDLVLTNSRYSAGTLASVYPRARWRLAYPVLASGPSEAGGAERSKLRAELGAAEGDVVIVQTSRMQEWKGQRLLLEALGRLRQVPGWRAWVAGGAQRPEEVAYLAGLRAQAESLGLTERVSFLGQRSDVPRLLRAADLHCQPNVGAEPFGLAFVEALHAGLPVVTTAMGGPLEIVDATCGVLVPPEPAPLAEALRRLIEDPAARARLGAAGPARAAKLCDPSVYLRGLDEALRDVAAPEARAS
- a CDS encoding glycosyltransferase yields the protein MSAPSAGAGLRVLHLGKFYPPASGGMEAHVQTLARAQAALGAQVEVLCANHSADGAGTSHEFHGRSATREDWDGTVRVVRLGRAASVARMDVMPDLPGVLRRALARGVDVLHLHTPNPSMLLALDVAFRLPPLFVTHHSDVIRQRVAGALFRPFEALLYARARRVLATSEAYVPGSPLLRAFRSKVRALPLGIDVSPYLHPSAEALAAEARWREEAAGAPLWLMVGRLVYYKGLFTALEALTRVPGRLVVVGQGPLQAEARERAKALGVEDRVTWAGYLPPEALAGAYRAATALWFPSNARSEAYGLSQVEAMASGLPVLNTAIPHSGVAWVSRHEETGLTVPVGDVAALALAARRLAEDPALAKRLGHAARERAVAEFPHDVMATRSLSLYSEALGRPAPVVDEAPRATPRAVTGRV
- a CDS encoding GumC family protein, coding for MDGTGIDPAGGAGALTPAGMMQHVRAMWRRKWVVLGVAVVVAALSAAYTLRQPKVYSASTSLIIDVMAPRFLDGDVKEVMGEERSNYWFNKEYYATQSEIITSRAVASRVVDKLGLATDADFLGLSQVQDEKLRVQAMQSADAVAALQGRIRVVPAKDSRVMDIAVDDLDPKRAALLANEVAAAYMAENLALKLRITEDARTWLEVRLSELETTSKSSELAVYDFKKDADMLSTSLESRMSIVSERINSYNLKLTEVRIQIASQQARVEAINKLRKSSPEDETWAEALTGMNEGPIQDLRRTYTETRVACAELGERYLAEHPKLLECNRKLSVVREDFLKSLSNIVRGAETSLAEAVAQEKNLVRLLDTAKEEAFAVNKKAIEFDRLKRDSDSNQRLYELVAKRLKDIELSGLLRTSNVRVLDPARPIFAPVKPNVRRNLMMGLVMGLVAGLGMALLLEVLENSVATQADVEERLGLAFLGVVPRIEGNKAPRDRDLHVHREPKSTVAECCRAIRTNLLFMSPDKPFKTLVVTSSGPQEGKSTTCINLGVAMAQSGNRVLLLDTDMRRPRLHRAFGVPNEMGISSLVVGEGTLEKAVKSTEVPGLFVLPCGPLPPNPAELLHTQAFADLLKAMGERFDRVILDSPPINAVADAAVLATQTDGVVLVLKAGKTNRESARRALRSLADVQARMYGAVLNDVDLKAPRYGDSYLAYQGYGQYAEDSKDGVAQS